Proteins from one Sabethes cyaneus chromosome 2, idSabCyanKW18_F2, whole genome shotgun sequence genomic window:
- the LOC128738329 gene encoding chromodomain-helicase-DNA-binding protein Mi-2 homolog isoform X2 encodes MASEEEIDESIAEEETALDETGADTPLEAGAEDNSEDEALRSLAAAQDEDDDYEPEDNRSKKSKKGKKRKARGEEKSKARKKKKRKKNDSGDESDFRQSDDGLAAGGADSDEKPKRSSRDKRKGKEEKKEEKKSGGDYNMPSIEEVCATFDLTDVKIEYTDEDYENLVTYKNFHTHVRPILAKENPKVPMSKLMMLVAAKWREFSEENPHLQAEETEEKQEDEPPPSPEYVPKSSRSRTKTEKRDEDMVYDDDDDDEEEEYERERSKKKGRKGASSSAKKGKKPKVPTLKIKFGKRRNASSEEDPDASGGSERDSDAEFEKMLQQSEEKADKEKEKAEAEAAEQVADGGDPPIRKKAKTKIGNKSKKKGRSKKNRFPDGEDGEQEHQDFCEVCQQGGEIILCDTCPKAYHLVCLDPELEDTPEGKWSCPTCEAEGPVDDDDDEHQEFCRICKDGGELLCCDSCPSAYHTFCLSPPLEDIPDGSWRCPRCGCPPLPYKVQKILTWRWTDKPLDPNEPSTSKAQPTRRREYFVKFHDMSYWHCDWITELQLDVFHPLMFRYYYRKYDMEEPPKLEEALDEADSRYKRIMKMREGEIDDTELEEKYYKYGVKPEWLMVHRVINHRTMRDGRTLYLVKWRELPYDLATWEEEDEDIAGLKNAIEYYLDLRANCTNEINSSSSGSKKSKKKGRKSRAKELEDEERLGLRRYTPPPDKPTTDLKRKYEVQPPYLDETGMRLHNYQLEGINWLRYSWAHATDTILADEMGLGKTIQTAAFLYSLYKEGHCKGPFLVAVPLSTIINWEREFETWAPDFYCITYVGDKDNRAIIREHELSFEEGAVIRGRASRIRANTIKFNVLLTSYEMISLDAACLGSIDWAVLVVDEAHRLKSNQSKFFKVLANYNIAYKLLLTGTPLQNNLEELFHLLNFLNSEKFNDLATFQNEFADINKEDQVKKLHEMLGPHMLRRLKADVLKNMPTKSEFIVRVELSQLQKKYYKYILTRNYEALNPKGGGGACSLINIMMDLKKCCNHPYLFQAAVEEAPLGPGGNYEITSLTKAAGKLVLLEKMLKQLKEQGHRVLIFSQMTKMLDILEDFLEGLGYKYERIDGGITGTIRQEAIDRFNAPGAQQFCFLLSTRAGGLGINLATADTVIIYDSDWNPHNDIQAFSRAHRIGQANKVMIYRFVTRNSVEERVTQVAKRKMMLTHLVVRPGMGGKGANFTKQELDDILRFGTEELFKEDAKDEEAIHYDDKAVAELLDRSNKGVEEKENWANEYLSSFKVASYSTKEDVEEEVDTEIIKQDAENSDPAYWVKLLRHHYEQHQEDLSRTLGKGKRVRKQVNYTDGGVVQADPIKEDSTWQENVSDYNSDYSGNSDDQGDEDDEDGDLNRRSKRRIERKEAERDNRPLPPLLARVGGNIEVLGFNARQRKSFLNAIMRYGMPPQDAFNSQWLVRDLRGKSERNFKAYVSLFMRHLCEPGADNAETFADGVPREGLSRQHVLTRIGVMSLIRKKVQEFEHINGYYSMPELIKRPCEPVKHAMPGEGSSETPKSATTSTSATPATSAAPSPAPTGVDKDADDTSTSAEDKDKKETPDEKKDSVEEKKESESTGATTSSGEDKQNDDKKDPKEEKTDEKAAEAEVKSEGDKKEGESTGGEDKKPEATNVATKSENKEETAAEKDVKPKEEDVKVETTAAASATEPKKEEPPAQDAGVKAKQDEDSDKDKPIAIDDDDDDDVVIVKDDDEETVKKPPTKTEQLEVHKRAFMFNIADGGFTELHTLWINEEKAAVPGREYEIWHRRHDYWLLAGIVTHGYGRWQDIQNDIRFAIINEPFKMDVGKGNFLEIKNKFLARRFKLLEQSLVIEEQLRRAAVLNLAQDPSHPAMALNARFAEVECLAESHQHLSKESLAGNKPANAVLHKVLNQLEELLSDMKSDVSRLPATLARIPPVAQRLQMSERSILSRLAATGNTVQPNPPLAQFPAGFQGANLPGFAAAAAAAANFANFRPTFSVPGQPTPSYPSGSGTSK; translated from the exons ATGGCGTCCGAGGAGGAAATTGACGAATCCATTGCCG AGGAAGAGACGGCCCTGGATGAAACGGGTGCCGATACGCCACTGGAAGCCGGAGCGGAAGACAATTCGGAGGACGAAGCACTGCGCAGCTTGGCCGCAGCCCAGGACGAGGATGACGACTACGAACCGGAGGATAACCGCAGCAAGAAGAGCAAGAAGGGCAAGAAACGCAAGGCTCGCGGCGAGGAGAAGAGCAAGGCCCGCAAGAAGAAGAAGCGAAAGAAGAACGACAGCGGCGACGAGAGCGATTTTCGGCAGAGCGATGATGGGCTCGCTGCTGGAGGGGCTGATTCGGATGAGAAGCCGAAGCGGAGCAGCCGTGATAAGCGCAAGGGCAAGGAGgagaaaaaggaggaaaagaagagCGGGGGCGATTACAACATGCCGTCGATCGAAGAGGTTTGCGCCACGTTTGATCTAACGGATGTCAAGATTGAGTACACCGATGAAGACTACGAAAACTTGGTTACGTACAAGAATTTCCATACGCATGTGCGGCCAATTTTGGCGAAGGAAAATCCGAAGGTTCCGATGTCGAAGCTGATGATGCTGGTGGCAGCTAAATGGCGTGAATTTAGCGAAGAGAATCCACATCTTCAAGCCGAGGAAACGGAGGAAAAGCAGGAGGATGAACCGCCACCATCACCGGAATACGTTCCGAAGTCCAGTCGTTCACGAACGAAAACTGAGAAGCGTGATGAGGATATGgtttacgacgacgacgatgatgacgaagAGGAAGAGTACGAACGTGAGCGAAGCAAGAAGAAGGGTCGCAAGGGCGCTAGCTCCAGTGCGAAGAAGGGTAAAAAGCCCAAAGTGCCGACCCTGAAGATCAAGTTcggaaaaagaagaaatgcCAGTTCGGAGGAAGATCCGGACGCAAGTGGAGGCTCGGAGCGTGATTCGGATGCTGAGTTCGAGAAGATGCTGCAGCAGTCGGAAGAGAAGGCCGATAAGGAGAAGGAGAAAGCGGAAGCCGAAGCGGCCGAGCAGGTCGCTGACGGTGGTGATCCTCCGATTCGGAAGAAGGCGAAGACTAAAATTG GAAACAAATCCAAGAAAAAGGGTCGTTCAAAGAAGAATCGTTTCCCCGACGGGGAGGATGGCGAGCAGGAACATCAGGACTTTTGCGAAGTCTGCCAGCAAGGgggagaaattatactgtgcGATACGTGTCCGAAGGCGTACCATTTGGTGTGTTTAGATCCGGAGCTGGAGGACACCCCGGAGGGTAAATGGTCTTGTCCGACGTGCGAAGCCGAAGGCCCGgtcgatgacgatgacgatgagcATCAGGAGTTCTGTCGGATTTGCAAAGACGGCGGAGAGTTGCTGTGCTGCGATAGCTGTCCGTCGGCCTATCATACGTTCTGTTTGTCTCCACCGTTGGAAGATATTCCCGATGGGTCGTGGCGGTGCCCTCGATGTGGTTGTCCGCCCTTGCCGTACAAGGTACAGAAGATTTTGACTTGGCGTTGGACTGACAAGCCACTGGATCCGAATGAACCCTCAACTTCGAAGGCACAACCAACGCGCAGGCGCGAATACTTTGTTAAATTCCATGACATGTCCTATTGGCATTGTGATTGGATTACCGAGCTGCAGTTGGATGTTTTCCATCCGCTAATGTTCCGCTACTATTATCGCAAGTATGACATGGAGGAACCGCCCAAGTTGGAGGAAGCGTTGGATGAGGCGGACAGTCGATACAAACGAATTATGAAGATGCGTGAAGGTGAAATTGACGATACTGAATTGGAGGAGAAATACTACAAGTACGGTGTCAAGCCGGAATGGTTGATGGTTCATCGTGTGATCAATCATCGAACGATGCGGGATGGTCGTACATTGTACCTCGTCAAGTGGCGTGAGTTGCCGTACGATTTGGCCACTTGGGAAGAGGAAGATGAAGACATTGCCGGGCTGAAGAATGCCATTGAATACTATCTGGATCTGCGAGCCAATTGCACTAATGAAATCAACAGTAGCTCCAgcggtagcaaaaagagcaagAAAAAGGGTCGTAAATCAAGGGCTAAGGAGCTAGAGGATGAGGAACGTTTAGGTTTGCGACGTTATACTCCACCGCCAGATAAGCCCACAACCGATCTGAAACGCAAGTACGAAGTTCAACCTCCTTACTTGGATGAAACTGGAATGCGTCTGCACAACTACCAGCTGGAGGGTATTAACTGGTTACGTTACTCGTGGGCACACGCGACCGATACTATTTTGGCCGACGAAATGGGTCTCGGTAAGACAATTCAAACGGCAGCTTTTCTCTATTCACTTTACAAGGAGGGTCACTGCAAGGGACCGTTCCTGGTTGCTGTCCCACTGTCAACCATCATCAATTGGGAGCGTGAATTTGAAACTTGGGCTCCAGATTTCTACTGCATCACCTATGTCGGAGACAAAGATAATCGAGCGATCATTCGTGAACACGAACTGTCCTTTGAGGAGGGTGCCGTCATTCGAGGTCGAGCTTCGCGAATCCGAGCTAACACGATCAAGTTCAACGTGCTGCTGACCAGTTACGAAATGATCTCACTGGATGCGGCTTGCTTGGGATCGATCGACTGGGCCGTACTGGTGGTCGATGAAGCTCATCGTCTCAAATCGAATCAGAGCAAATTCTTCAAAGTGCTGGCCAACTATAACATCGCCTATAAGCTGCTGCTGACCGGTACGCCGCTGCAGAATAATTTGGAGGAATTGTTCCATTTGCTCAATTTTTTGAATAGTGAAAAGTTCAACGATTTGGCCACATTCCAGAACGAGTTCGCCGATATCAACAAGGAAGATCAG GTCAAAAAACTGCACGAAATGCTTGGTCCGCACATGCTGCGTCGTCTGAAGGCCGATGTGCTGAAGAACATGCCCACCAAGTCGGAGTTCATCGTGCGTGTGGAGCTGTCGCAGCTGCAGAAGAAGTACTACAAGTACATCCTGACGCGTAACTACGAAGCGCTGAACCCGAAGGGCGGCGGTGGTGCCTGTTCGCTGATCAACATCATGATGGATCTGAAGAAGTGCTGCAACCATCCGTATCTGTTTCAGGCGGCCGTCGAAGAGGCACCACTGGGTCCCGGCGGGAACTACGAGATTACGTCGCTTACGAAAGCGGCCGGCAAGTTGGTTCTGCTGGAGAAGATGCTGAAGCAGCTGAAGGAGCAGGGCCATCGGGTGTTGATCTTTTCGCAGATGACTAAGATGTTGGATATTTTGGAGGACTTCTTGGAAGGGTTGGGTTACAAGTACGAGCGCATTGATGGTGGTATTACGGGAACCATTCGGCAGGAAGCGATTGATAGGTTTAACGCTCCGGGAGCGCAGCagttctgctttctgctttcgaCCCGTGCCGGCGGTTTGGGTATTAATTTGGCCACGGCTGACACGGTTATTATTTACGATTCGGATTGGAATCCGCACAATGATATTCAGGCGTTTTCGCGTGCCCATCGTATCGGACAGGCCAACAAGGTGATGATCTATCGGTTTGTGACGAGAAATTCGGTGGAGGAGAGGGTTACTCAGGTGGCCAAGAGGAAGATGATGTTGACCCATCTGGTTGTGCGACCGGGTATGGGTGGCAAGGGAGCGAACTTTACCAAGCAAGAGTTGGATGATATTTTGCGGTTTGGTACGGAGGAGCTGTTTAAAGAGGATGCCAAGGATGAGGAGGCAATTCACTACGATGATAAAGCGGTTGCGGAGCTGTTGGATCGAAGTAACAAGGGTGTGGAGGAGAAAGAGAACTGGGCCAACGAGTACTTGTCGTCGTTCAAGGTGGCTTCCTATTCGACAAAGGAAGATGTGGAGGAGGAAGTTGACACGGAAATCATAAAACAGGATGCGGAGAATTCGGATCCAGCTTACTGGGTTAAATTGCTGCGACATCATTACGAACAGCATCAGGAAGATCTGTCGAGGACACTTGGTAAGGGAAAACGAGTTCGTAAGCAGGTTAACTATACGGATGGAGGAGTCGTTCAGGCGGATCCCATCAAGGAAGACTCAACCTGGCAGGAGAATGTTTCCGACTACAATTCGGATTATTCGGGCAATTCCGATGACCAAGGTGATGAGGATGATGAAGACGGTGATTTGAACAGACGCAGCAAGCGTAGAATTGAACGCAAGGAAGCGGAACGGGATAATCGACCACTTCCGCCGTTGTTGGCTCGTGTGGGTGGCAATATTGAGGTTCTCGGTTTCAATGCTCGTCAGCGAAAGAGTTtcctcaacgcaatcatgcgcTACGGAATGCCCCCGCAGGATGCTTTCAATTCGCAGTGGTTGGTTCGGGATTTGCGTGGAAAGTCGGAACGAAACTTCAAGGCTTACGTTTCCCTGTTTATGCGACATCTCTGTGAGCCTGGAGCCGATAATGCGGAAACTTTCGCCGATGGAGTTCCTCGAGAAGGTCTCAGCCGACAGCACGTGCTGACTCGGATCGGGGTTATGTCGTTGATCCGTAAGAAGGTACAGGAATTCGAGCACATCAACGGTTACTACAGTATGCCGGAGCTGATCAAACGACCATGCGAACCGGTCAAACACGCAATGCCGGGCGAGGGAAGCAGCGAAACTCCCAAATCGGCTACGACCAGTACGAGTGCGACTCCGGCCACGAGTGCTGCTCCAAGTCCCGCACCAACCGGTGTAGACAAGGACGCCGATGACACGAGCACTTCCGCAGAAGATAAAGACAAAAAAGAAACACCGGACGAGAAGAAAGATTCggtagaagagaaaaaagaatcGGAGTCGACTGGAGCCACAACATCGTCCGGCGAAGACAAACAGAATGACGATAAGAAAGATCCGAAAGAGGAGAAGACTGACGAAAAAGCGGCAGAAGCGGAAGTAAAATCGGAAGGTGACAAAAAGGAAGGAGAATCCACCGGTGGGGAGGATAAGAAACCGGAGGCGACTAACGTCGCCACAAAATCAGAAAATAAGGAGGAAACCGCTGCGGAAAAAGACGTCAAACCGAAAGAGGAAGACGTTAAGGTCGAAACTACTGCGGCCGCGTCCGCGACCGAACCCAAGAAAGAGGAACCACCGGCACAGGACGCCGGCGTTAAAGCGAAGCAAGATGAAGATTCCGACAAAGATAAACCGATTGCCatcgatgatgacgatgacgacgatgtgGTCATCGTGAAAGATGATGATGAAGAAACGGTTAAGAAACCACCGACTAAAACGGAGCAGCTGGAAGTGCACAAGCGAGCCTTCATGTTCAACATTGCCGACGGTGGATTCACCGAACTGCACACTCTTTGGATCAACGAAGAGAAAGCTGCGGTTCCCGGTCGGGAGTATGAAATTTGGCATCGTCGGCACGATTACTGGCTGCTCGCGGGCATTGTAACGCACGGATACGGCCGCTGGCAGGACATTCAGAACGACATTCGCTTTGCCATCATCAATGAACCCTTTAAGATGGATGTCGGAAAGGGTAACTTTTTggaaatcaaaaataaattcCTCGCTCGTCGCTTCAAACTGCTGGAACAGTCGCTGGTCATAGAGGAACAACTGCGACGGGCTGCCGTGCTCAATCTTGCCCAGGACCCAAGCCACCCGGCGATGGCTCTGAACGCACGCTTCGCTGAAGTCGAGTGTCTGGCGGAATCGCATCAGCATCTGAGCAAGGAATCTCTTGCCGGCAACAAACCGGCCAACGCTGTCCTACACAAGGTGTTAAATCAACTCGAAGAGCTGCTGTCGGACATGAAGAGTGACGTGTCACGCCTTCCGGCGACCTTGGCCCGTATTCCACCGGTCGCGCAGCGACTGCAGATGTCCGAAAGGTCCATTCTTTCTCGACTGGCCGCCACCGGAAATACAGTTCAGCCGAATC CCCCACTGGCTCAATTCCCGGCTGGTTTCCAGGGAGCGAATCTACCGGGCTtcgcagcagcagctgctgcagcCGCAAACTTTGCCAACTTCCGGCCCACGTTCTCAGTCCCTGGACAGCCAACTCCGAGCTATCCCAGTGGTTCCGGAACGTCGAAGTAA